The following proteins are co-located in the Moraxella nasovis genome:
- the pssA gene encoding CDP-diacylglycerol--serine O-phosphatidyltransferase, with protein MIKPSNQPNQSQNHDDGGITFEVVELETAQNARQGDNKLSRGVYLVPNLITTASMLCAFFSIISSSEGAYYKAALAIFLSAVLDGMDGRAARMLDAQSPFGEQFDSLADCVAFGLAPAVLVYQFALHGLGRFGLACAFVFSACAAFRLARFNVQVDVVDKKYFIGLASPLAAILIASSVMMAIDHTNWLGSVGTHIGLAEFIFAVWTVMCGLLMVSNVKYYSFKEFDRQKVPFVALIIGVFVMGAVLYDLPVGILAIGMVYALSGIVTTILTKTKASRQK; from the coding sequence ATGATAAAACCAAGCAATCAGCCCAATCAAAGCCAAAACCATGACGATGGTGGTATCACCTTTGAAGTGGTGGAATTAGAGACAGCACAAAATGCAAGACAAGGCGACAACAAGCTAAGTCGTGGCGTGTATCTTGTGCCAAATCTCATCACCACAGCGTCTATGCTTTGTGCTTTTTTTTCCATCATATCAAGTAGTGAAGGGGCTTATTATAAAGCTGCTTTGGCGATTTTTTTATCTGCGGTGCTTGATGGCATGGACGGACGAGCCGCCCGTATGCTAGATGCTCAAAGCCCCTTTGGCGAACAGTTTGACAGTCTTGCTGATTGCGTTGCCTTTGGGCTTGCCCCTGCCGTGCTTGTTTATCAATTTGCATTGCATGGGCTTGGGCGTTTTGGGCTGGCGTGTGCTTTTGTATTTAGTGCGTGTGCAGCATTTCGTTTGGCACGCTTTAATGTACAAGTTGATGTGGTGGACAAAAAATACTTCATCGGTTTAGCCAGTCCCCTTGCCGCCATACTCATCGCATCAAGCGTGATGATGGCGATTGACCATACAAATTGGCTTGGCAGTGTGGGGACTCATATTGGCTTGGCAGAATTTATCTTTGCGGTGTGGACGGTGATGTGTGGTTTGCTGATGGTGAGTAATGTCAAATATTATTCATTCAAAGAATTTGACCGCCAAAAAGTGCCTTTCGTGGCATTGATTATCGGTGTGTTTGTCATGGGAGCGGTATTGTACGACTTGCCAGTGGGTATTTTGGCGATTGGTATGGTGTATGCCTTATCAGGAATTGTAACCACAATACTAACCAAGACAAAAGCCAGCAGGCAAAAATGA
- a CDS encoding GspH/FimT family pseudopilin, with product MERGYSLLEIMVVLFVIAIIALFAYPAYDGIMAKVEAQNVQHHAQEALRLAKVEALLQKSDVIVCYSPDGDICRKNAQEYIIVFVDKNRNNKLDKKDYLVSREYLGLSYGRIQMNVSLRRDFIKFMGDNAKPRGHFGHIKYCSFANDKYSYQVVINAHGIVSYKWGKYENIGCE from the coding sequence ATGGAGCGTGGGTACAGCTTATTAGAGATTATGGTTGTATTGTTTGTTATTGCCATTATTGCATTATTTGCTTATCCAGCCTACGATGGCATAATGGCTAAAGTGGAGGCTCAAAATGTGCAACACCATGCTCAAGAAGCATTAAGACTTGCTAAAGTTGAGGCATTGCTCCAAAAAAGTGATGTTATAGTTTGCTATTCCCCTGATGGCGATATTTGTAGAAAAAATGCTCAAGAATATATAATTGTTTTTGTGGATAAAAATAGAAATAACAAGCTAGATAAAAAAGATTATTTGGTAAGTCGAGAGTATCTTGGGCTGTCATACGGTAGAATTCAGATGAATGTATCTTTGAGGCGTGACTTTATCAAGTTTATGGGTGATAATGCTAAGCCAAGAGGGCATTTTGGGCATATCAAGTACTGCTCATTTGCCAATGATAAATACAGTTACCAAGTCGTGATTAATGCACACGGCATAGTATCTTATAAATGGGGTAAGTATGAGAATATCGGATGTGAGTAA
- a CDS encoding TatD family hydrolase, whose amino-acid sequence MQYAMIDTHTHFDVDEYDRNRAEFANNAYREGVRHLLLIGVLAKNFSDMVRVEHELNRLKDSPKAHCAFGLHPLYIADHDECDLAKLEEYIVNYRSIAISEIGLDTYPKHFAGDILKKQQHFFIEQIHLAKKYNLPIILHIRKAHAQVLKILKEQKYRANVQGGIAHSFSGGEQEAIAFVKMGFKLGITGQITNPNAKKLRNAVMAVFNRYGAQAFVIETDSPDMLPLPCQTGQSRLNEPANLFYVLQELSIMFKMDQAKLADILWQNSNDALCQNWTIS is encoded by the coding sequence ATGCAATATGCCATGATTGATACGCATACGCATTTTGATGTTGATGAATATGATCGTAACCGAGCCGAGTTTGCAAATAATGCATATCGTGAAGGTGTTCGACATTTACTGTTAATTGGTGTTTTGGCAAAAAACTTTAGCGACATGGTGCGTGTAGAGCATGAGCTTAATCGCTTGAAAGATTCACCAAAAGCTCATTGTGCGTTTGGTCTGCACCCATTATATATCGCTGATCATGATGAGTGTGACTTGGCTAAACTTGAAGAATATATTGTGAATTATCGTAGCATTGCCATTAGCGAGATTGGACTAGATACTTACCCTAAGCATTTTGCAGGTGATATACTTAAAAAACAACAGCATTTTTTTATTGAGCAAATTCACTTGGCAAAAAAATATAATTTGCCGATTATTTTACACATTCGTAAGGCTCATGCTCAAGTTTTGAAGATTTTAAAAGAACAAAAATATCGTGCCAATGTGCAAGGCGGAATAGCCCACAGTTTTAGCGGCGGAGAGCAAGAAGCGATAGCTTTCGTTAAAATGGGGTTTAAGCTTGGCATTACAGGTCAAATCACCAATCCCAATGCTAAAAAGCTAAGAAATGCAGTTATGGCGGTGTTTAATCGATATGGGGCGCAGGCATTTGTGATAGAGACGGACAGCCCTGATATGTTGCCTTTGCCGTGCCAAACTGGTCAGTCTCGATTGAATGAGCCTGCTAATTTATTTTATGTATTACAAGAATTGTCGATTATGTTTAAGATGGATCAAGCTAAATTGGCAGATATTTTATGGCAAAACAGTAACGATGCCCTATGCCAAAACTGGACTATAAGTTAG
- a CDS encoding tRNA threonylcarbamoyladenosine dehydratase, with translation MLQNQQDSRRFMGTRTLYGDDFYGFNKAHVFIIGIGGVGSWAAEALARTGIGMMTLVDLDVLAESNVNRQLPALTETLGDGKADVMAQRILSINPDATVNIVDDFLTVNNVSDILPDKQTVDLLKQQGITPIVLDCTDDMGAKLAIALHCRFNKIGLVISGGAGGKLDPLQIKVDDLKYVSQDPLLARLRSKLREKGINKALKEKFGLKCVYSTEQLKMATACESGLNCGGYGSAVVVTSTVGMVMASECLSLIAKSTKSIER, from the coding sequence ATGCTTCAAAATCAGCAAGACAGTCGTAGATTTATGGGTACTCGCACATTGTACGGTGATGATTTTTATGGGTTTAATAAAGCTCACGTTTTCATTATTGGAATCGGTGGTGTTGGTTCATGGGCGGCAGAGGCATTGGCGCGCACAGGCATTGGCATGATGACTTTGGTTGATTTGGATGTGCTTGCAGAAAGCAATGTAAATAGGCAGTTGCCAGCATTGACTGAGACACTTGGCGATGGCAAGGCAGATGTTATGGCTCAGCGTATTTTAAGTATTAATCCTGATGCTACAGTAAATATCGTTGATGATTTTTTGACGGTCAATAATGTAAGTGATATTTTGCCAGATAAACAAACGGTAGATCTCCTAAAACAACAAGGCATTACACCCATTGTGTTAGATTGTACTGATGATATGGGTGCAAAGCTTGCAATTGCTCTGCATTGCCGATTTAATAAAATTGGGCTTGTGATTTCTGGTGGGGCTGGCGGCAAGTTAGATCCATTGCAAATCAAAGTAGATGATTTAAAGTACGTGAGTCAAGACCCTTTATTGGCAAGGTTGCGAAGCAAATTGCGAGAAAAGGGTATTAATAAAGCACTAAAAGAAAAATTTGGGCTTAAATGCGTTTATTCGACCGAACAACTTAAAATGGCAACTGCCTGTGAAAGTGGCTTAAACTGTGGTGGGTACGGCTCTGCTGTCGTTGTGACAAGTACAGTAGGCATGGTGATGGCGTCAGAATGTTTGTCGTTGATTGCTAAATCTACTAAATCCATTGAACGTTAA
- the efp gene encoding elongation factor P: MASFSTNDFKAGLKVMLDGNPCSIIENEYVKPGKGQAFNRVKLRNLKTGKVLEQTFKSGDSLEGADVVDTEMDYLYNDGEFWHFMDPETFDQLQADKNAMGDAAQWLKENSNARCTITLFNGAPLSVTAPNFVELQIVETDPGVRGDTSGGGGKPARLETGAVVRVPLFVQQEEIVKVDTRTGEYLSRV; this comes from the coding sequence ATGGCTAGTTTTTCTACTAACGATTTTAAAGCAGGCTTAAAAGTCATGCTTGACGGCAATCCATGTTCTATCATTGAAAACGAATATGTTAAACCAGGTAAAGGGCAGGCTTTTAACCGTGTCAAACTTCGCAACCTTAAAACAGGTAAAGTACTAGAGCAGACTTTCAAATCAGGCGACAGCCTTGAAGGTGCAGACGTTGTTGATACTGAGATGGACTATCTATACAATGATGGCGAATTTTGGCATTTTATGGATCCTGAGACATTTGATCAGCTACAAGCTGATAAAAATGCCATGGGCGATGCCGCTCAGTGGCTAAAAGAAAACTCAAATGCACGCTGCACGATTACACTATTTAACGGTGCTCCGCTATCAGTTACCGCACCAAACTTTGTAGAACTACAAATTGTAGAAACTGATCCAGGTGTGCGTGGCGATACGTCTGGCGGCGGCGGCAAGCCTGCACGACTAGAGACTGGTGCTGTCGTGCGTGTACCGCTATTTGTCCAGCAAGAAGAGATTGTTAAAGTAGATACACGTACTGGCGAATATTTATCTCGTGTATAA